In Anseongella ginsenosidimutans, one genomic interval encodes:
- a CDS encoding GntP family permease codes for MISGTALLLLIALAILFVVAASSIGKLHPFLALVLAALGLGFAVGMPADKILDTLTSGFGSITASIGLIIVFGTIIGVALEESGAAGRIAQSLVRVFGARRIVLAMSSVGGFVGIPVFCDSGFIILSKLARDLAAQTGKSAVSISVAMAGGLYTTHVLVPPTPGPLAAAANYGAESYLGQVILVGLLLSVPGVLTGYWWAVRSGRKYGQGRPAKEEGRAGMDGHAPGTGGHAPEPAAAGRPSLLLSLLPLLLPVLLIAGGSVAALLSAPGWLLFICKPVVALLIGVFASFFLFKKREGITLDDWIGKALSQAGPIILITAAGGAFGAVLKATPLNLMFESWIQGQNVSGIWLLPMVFLLAAGLKTSQGSSTAAIIITSSLVAPFLPALNFTGGLELGILVSVTGAGSMVVSHTNDSYFWVVSRFSGMSMPQTLRTFTMSTLLQGIAILISAIILLALFPG; via the coding sequence ATGATCTCGGGAACCGCTTTATTACTGCTCATTGCTTTGGCTATCCTTTTCGTCGTAGCAGCGTCTTCGATAGGGAAGCTGCATCCTTTTCTTGCCTTGGTGCTGGCGGCTTTGGGGCTGGGGTTCGCGGTGGGAATGCCGGCGGATAAGATCCTGGATACCCTTACTTCCGGTTTCGGAAGCATTACGGCAAGTATCGGGCTTATTATTGTTTTCGGGACTATTATTGGCGTGGCGCTGGAAGAATCGGGTGCGGCCGGCCGCATTGCCCAAAGCCTGGTACGCGTTTTCGGCGCACGGCGGATCGTACTTGCCATGAGTTCTGTAGGCGGATTCGTAGGGATACCGGTATTTTGTGATTCCGGCTTTATCATTTTATCGAAACTTGCCAGGGATCTGGCTGCACAGACCGGTAAAAGTGCCGTAAGTATCAGCGTTGCCATGGCCGGAGGGCTTTATACCACGCATGTGCTTGTACCGCCGACACCCGGGCCGCTGGCGGCCGCGGCTAATTACGGAGCGGAAAGCTACCTGGGCCAGGTGATACTCGTAGGCTTACTCCTCTCCGTTCCGGGCGTACTAACCGGCTACTGGTGGGCGGTCCGGTCGGGAAGGAAATACGGGCAAGGCCGGCCCGCGAAGGAGGAAGGCCGCGCCGGGATGGATGGACACGCGCCGGGAACGGGCGGACACGCGCCGGAACCAGCCGCCGCTGGCAGACCATCCCTGCTTTTATCGCTGCTTCCCCTGCTGTTGCCGGTCCTGCTCATCGCAGGCGGCTCGGTCGCGGCCTTGCTGAGCGCCCCGGGCTGGCTTCTCTTTATCTGCAAACCGGTCGTGGCCCTGCTGATCGGGGTGTTCGCCTCCTTTTTCCTTTTTAAGAAAAGGGAAGGAATAACCCTTGATGACTGGATCGGGAAAGCGCTCAGCCAGGCCGGCCCTATTATTCTCATCACGGCTGCCGGCGGAGCTTTCGGCGCGGTTTTAAAGGCAACACCCCTGAATCTTATGTTCGAGTCCTGGATACAGGGACAAAACGTTTCCGGCATCTGGCTGCTGCCAATGGTGTTTTTACTGGCCGCCGGCCTGAAAACCTCCCAGGGTTCCTCTACGGCAGCGATCATTATCACTTCTTCTCTGGTGGCGCCGTTTTTACCTGCTTTGAATTTTACAGGGGGCCTGGAATTGGGAATACTCGTTTCGGTTACCGGCGCCGGCAGCATGGTGGTATCTCATACGAACGATTCCTACTTTTGGGTCGTATCCAGGTTCAGCGGAATGAGCATGCCCCAAACCCTCCGGACCTTTACCATGTCCACTTTACTGCAGGGAATTGCTATTCTTATTTCCGCCATCATCCTGCTTGCCCTGTTCCCGGGCTGA
- a CDS encoding DUF819 domain-containing protein: protein MENTPLPEPLISNDAVVLGLLVMILALVFKTSASERPFFKKFYAVVPSLLLCYFLPSVLNSMNIISGAQSGLYDMASNYLLPASLVLFTLSLDMKEIWKLRRKAGLMFITGTVGIIIGGPLAILLVSVFSPETVGGAGPEAVWRGLSTIAGSWIGGGANQAAMYRVFEPSPDLFSAMIAVDVIIANIWLAFLLYGAGISARMDRFFKADASAVNELKSKMEIYQQNTLRIPKLGDTMQIIGIGLGLTGIAHYLSDIIAPWIGENAPYLDKFSLTSGFFWLVVLATAFGMILSLTRARNLEGAGASRIGSVFLYVLVATIGMQMDVLAIFDNPGLFLVGLIWISIHGLLLFAVGKLIRAPFFFLAVGSQANVGGAASAPIVAAAFHPSLAPVGVLLAVLGYALGTYGGYLCALIMQQAAP from the coding sequence ATGGAAAATACTCCCCTGCCGGAACCCTTGATAAGCAATGATGCCGTTGTGCTGGGGCTGCTGGTAATGATCCTGGCGCTGGTTTTCAAAACCTCGGCAAGCGAACGGCCTTTCTTTAAAAAATTCTACGCGGTGGTGCCTTCGCTCTTGCTTTGTTACTTCCTGCCCAGTGTTTTAAATTCCATGAACATTATTTCCGGAGCCCAGTCGGGATTGTATGACATGGCCTCTAATTACCTGCTGCCGGCCAGCCTCGTGCTTTTTACCCTGAGCCTTGACATGAAGGAAATATGGAAGCTGCGCCGCAAAGCCGGGCTGATGTTCATTACAGGGACTGTAGGCATTATTATCGGCGGGCCGCTGGCGATTCTACTGGTTTCTGTTTTCTCACCTGAAACCGTGGGCGGCGCCGGGCCGGAGGCAGTCTGGCGGGGTTTGTCAACCATTGCCGGAAGCTGGATCGGGGGCGGAGCCAACCAGGCCGCCATGTACCGCGTTTTCGAACCGAGCCCTGATCTCTTTTCGGCGATGATCGCGGTGGATGTGATCATCGCCAATATCTGGCTAGCCTTTTTACTCTACGGAGCCGGTATATCCGCGCGAATGGACCGTTTTTTCAAGGCCGACGCTTCGGCGGTAAACGAGCTGAAAAGTAAAATGGAAATCTATCAGCAAAACACGCTGCGGATACCAAAACTGGGGGATACCATGCAGATCATTGGCATTGGGTTGGGACTGACAGGAATAGCACACTATCTTTCGGACATCATTGCGCCCTGGATAGGTGAAAACGCCCCTTACCTGGACAAGTTCAGCCTCACTTCCGGATTTTTCTGGCTGGTAGTGCTGGCTACCGCCTTTGGGATGATCCTGTCCCTGACCCGCGCAAGGAACCTGGAAGGGGCGGGAGCTTCGCGGATAGGCAGCGTGTTCCTCTACGTGCTGGTGGCCACCATTGGCATGCAAATGGACGTATTGGCAATTTTCGATAACCCGGGGCTGTTCCTCGTGGGGCTGATCTGGATCAGCATTCACGGGCTGCTGTTATTTGCGGTAGGCAAACTTATCCGCGCACCTTTCTTTTTCCTGGCGGTAGGAAGCCAGGCCAATGTAGGAGGCGCAGCTTCGGCGCCCATTGTCGCGGCGGCTTTTCATCCCTCACTGGCGCCGGTGGGAGTACTCCTGGCAGTGCTTGGTTATGCCCTAGGCACTTATGGCGGATATCTTTGCGCCCTTATTATGCAGCAGGCCGCACCCTGA
- a CDS encoding DinB family protein: MEKKSDIPEQFEAVYEGSPWYGKSICKVLEGIDPAMAFRRLPGHVHTIAELLAHMISWKQVLVNRLEKNGKPRPRQKDTYLTAGYGSAPEAAWRNLKQTLDDQHRRLMVLLGTAIGAENSKLPWKMTRGVLQHDVYHLGQIALLKKAIRLSQYYFF, from the coding sequence ATGGAAAAGAAAAGCGACATCCCGGAGCAATTCGAAGCAGTTTACGAGGGGTCGCCCTGGTATGGAAAATCTATCTGCAAAGTGCTGGAAGGCATTGATCCGGCAATGGCGTTCCGGCGGCTTCCAGGTCATGTGCATACCATTGCCGAACTGCTGGCGCATATGATCAGCTGGAAGCAAGTGCTGGTCAACAGGCTGGAAAAAAACGGAAAGCCCAGGCCGCGTCAAAAAGATACTTATCTGACCGCCGGTTATGGTTCCGCTCCGGAAGCTGCCTGGCGGAATCTGAAACAAACGCTGGATGATCAGCACAGGAGGCTAATGGTGCTGCTTGGTACAGCTATTGGCGCCGAAAATTCAAAATTGCCATGGAAAATGACCCGGGGAGTTTTGCAGCACGACGTATATCATCTTGGACAGATCGCCTTACTAAAAAAAGCAATAAGATTATCACAATACTATTTTTTTTAG
- a CDS encoding CGNR zinc finger domain-containing protein, whose translation MKERSVSSLSLDGGCLSFHFINTVSSRVQTPGHEYIRSYADLLQWSRKTDALPEDQIARLEILASARPEQAAAVLAYFRESRDILYRFFSSLAARKSPGKEISLLFNRALKEALQQLMFKASPFPANLEWEAAGTNLREPVWAALKSAWDILDKEDQERIKECEACGWLFLDRTRNNRKRWCSPANCGSADKARRYYHRKKAGL comes from the coding sequence ATGAAAGAACGATCTGTTTCCAGCTTGTCGCTTGACGGAGGCTGCCTTAGTTTTCATTTTATCAACACCGTGAGTTCCCGTGTGCAAACGCCGGGACACGAGTATATCAGGTCCTATGCTGATTTGCTGCAATGGTCCCGGAAAACAGATGCCCTGCCGGAAGATCAAATAGCCCGCCTCGAAATCCTGGCTTCCGCCCGGCCTGAGCAAGCTGCGGCGGTCCTTGCCTATTTCCGGGAAAGCAGGGATATCCTGTACCGGTTTTTCTCCAGCCTGGCAGCGCGAAAATCTCCGGGAAAGGAAATAAGCCTTTTGTTCAACAGGGCTTTGAAGGAAGCGCTGCAGCAATTGATGTTTAAGGCCAGCCCTTTTCCGGCAAATCTTGAATGGGAGGCAGCAGGTACAAACCTCCGGGAGCCCGTATGGGCAGCATTAAAGTCCGCCTGGGATATTTTAGATAAGGAAGACCAGGAGCGCATTAAAGAATGTGAAGCCTGCGGGTGGTTATTTCTTGACCGCACCAGGAATAACCGGAAACGCTGGTGCAGCCCCGCAAATTGCGGAAGCGCAGATAAGGCCAGGCGTTATTACCACCGGAAAAAGGCCGGCCTGTAG
- a CDS encoding cytochrome D1 domain-containing protein yields the protein MKTLHLFLLAALAGTFSCNNPGNAGDSANSDSTAAQQPPAANDSGLLLVANKLDNTLFFINAETLELVDSTTTGNDPHEAVVTPDGRTAYTANMTGNSLSVIDMNTLEEVRRIDLSKYQQPHGLAITSDGKNLYVTTEGTQTVLEIDVAADSILRVFKSGQQGTHMAALSKDESTLYAPNLGSGTTTVIDLEAGEVIKTLATGEGTEGIDVSPDGKEIWITARSGSVAVVNAESNEIEATLPAAGLPIRVKFTPDGKQALVSCMQADEVIVFDVAERKPIKRIKTGAGPVGVLIRPDGEVAFVANTEGNNVSVIDMKTLEVSETIPAGDTPDGMAFR from the coding sequence ATGAAAACGCTTCATTTATTTTTATTAGCCGCCCTTGCAGGAACCTTTAGCTGTAACAATCCGGGAAACGCCGGAGATTCAGCCAATTCAGACAGCACGGCCGCCCAACAGCCGCCCGCGGCAAATGATTCCGGTTTGTTGCTTGTGGCGAATAAGCTGGATAATACCCTGTTCTTTATTAATGCTGAAACCCTGGAACTTGTAGACAGCACTACTACGGGCAATGATCCGCATGAAGCCGTGGTGACCCCGGACGGCCGCACCGCTTATACCGCCAATATGACCGGCAATTCCCTCTCCGTAATTGACATGAATACCCTGGAAGAGGTCCGCCGGATAGACCTGAGCAAATATCAACAGCCCCACGGCCTTGCCATCACTTCCGACGGAAAAAACTTATACGTCACCACCGAGGGCACCCAAACCGTTCTGGAAATCGACGTGGCAGCCGACAGTATTCTGCGCGTATTTAAATCCGGGCAGCAAGGTACCCACATGGCCGCCCTCAGCAAGGACGAGTCCACTTTGTACGCACCGAACCTCGGAAGCGGCACAACAACCGTTATCGACCTGGAAGCGGGAGAAGTGATCAAGACACTCGCTACAGGCGAAGGCACCGAAGGCATTGACGTAAGTCCTGACGGAAAGGAAATCTGGATTACCGCCCGCTCGGGTTCCGTAGCCGTCGTTAATGCCGAAAGCAATGAAATAGAAGCGACGCTGCCGGCCGCCGGCCTCCCCATTCGCGTAAAATTCACGCCGGACGGAAAGCAAGCATTGGTTTCCTGTATGCAGGCCGATGAAGTGATCGTCTTTGACGTTGCCGAACGTAAGCCAATAAAACGCATTAAAACCGGCGCAGGCCCCGTAGGCGTGTTGATCCGGCCGGACGGAGAAGTAGCATTCGTGGCGAACACGGAAGGCAACAACGTCTCGGTGATAGATATGAAAACCCTTGAAGTAAGCGAGACCATCCCGGCCGGCGATACTCCCGACGGAATGGCTTTCCGTTAA